A genomic segment from uncultured Vibrio sp. encodes:
- the msrB gene encoding peptide-methionine (R)-S-oxide reductase MsrB, whose translation MKTLSKLRIGFSFALSVLVLLLSTISSADTMSKTNTSEKVEIATLAGGCFWCTESDLEQLTGVLDVVSGYSGGHVKNPTYKQVSSGKSGHIEVIEVKYDPSVVSYEQVLDYFFRHIDPTDDKGSFVDRGPQYRPAIFYHNAQQKQIAESFMMEIDKAMIYPKPLKTELIKFDKFYPAETYHQDYYKKSSLKYKYYRYASGRDQYLDDVFGDDRKERPKTLRQLIEEKKLLSKVKAYSKPSQAEIKSTLTEIQYYVTQEEGTEKPFENEYWDNKEAGIYVDIVTGEPLFSSTDKYKSGTGWPSFTKPINPGYIVEKTDYKLLYPRTEVRSKFGDSHLGHVFDDGPKPTGLRYCMNSAAMKFVPVTKMAQQGYGDYLFLFK comes from the coding sequence ATGAAGACGTTATCTAAGTTAAGGATCGGATTCTCTTTCGCACTATCAGTCCTGGTCCTACTACTCAGTACGATAAGCAGCGCAGATACGATGAGTAAAACGAACACATCAGAAAAAGTGGAGATTGCGACACTTGCGGGTGGCTGCTTTTGGTGTACAGAGTCAGATTTAGAGCAACTAACCGGTGTATTGGACGTGGTTTCTGGCTACTCCGGCGGTCACGTTAAAAACCCAACCTACAAACAAGTGTCTTCGGGTAAGAGCGGGCATATTGAAGTGATCGAGGTGAAATACGATCCAAGTGTGGTGAGCTACGAGCAAGTTCTGGACTACTTTTTCAGGCACATCGATCCGACGGATGACAAAGGTTCGTTTGTTGATCGCGGTCCGCAATACCGTCCCGCAATTTTCTATCACAATGCTCAACAAAAGCAGATTGCTGAAAGCTTCATGATGGAAATCGACAAAGCGATGATCTATCCGAAGCCTCTAAAAACTGAGTTGATCAAATTTGACAAGTTTTATCCTGCCGAAACGTATCATCAGGACTATTACAAAAAGAGCAGTTTGAAGTACAAATATTATCGCTATGCATCGGGGCGAGATCAGTACCTGGATGATGTTTTTGGAGACGATCGTAAAGAGCGTCCGAAAACCCTTCGTCAGCTTATTGAAGAGAAAAAGTTGCTGTCGAAGGTCAAAGCCTATAGCAAGCCTTCCCAAGCAGAAATTAAATCTACCCTGACGGAAATTCAGTATTACGTCACACAAGAAGAGGGAACAGAAAAGCCATTTGAAAACGAATACTGGGATAATAAAGAGGCGGGTATCTACGTCGATATTGTCACAGGTGAGCCGCTGTTCTCTTCAACTGACAAATACAAGTCGGGTACTGGGTGGCCTAGTTTTACTAAGCCAATTAATCCCGGCTACATCGTGGAAAAAACCGACTACAAATTATTGTACCCTAGGACAGAAGTTCGCAGTAAATTCGGTGATTCACACCTCGGACACGTATTTGACGATGGCCCAAAACCAACTGGATTACGTTACTGCATGAACTCAGCTGCGATGAAGTTTGTTCCCGTAACGAAAATGGCTCAGCAAGGCTACGGTGATTACTTGTTCCTTTTCAAATAA
- a CDS encoding OsmC family protein — MQAEVKWVEDFKFLGQSQSGHSVVMDGNGGATAPSPMEMVLMAAGGCSSVDVVDGLKSAEQKVESVNAKLTTERRETAPRIFTKVNIHFEVSGKDLNPEIVAQVAADSLEKYCSVCLMLGEGVEMTHSWEIV, encoded by the coding sequence ATGCAAGCAGAAGTTAAATGGGTCGAAGATTTTAAATTCCTAGGTCAGTCTCAGTCTGGCCATTCTGTCGTGATGGACGGGAATGGTGGCGCGACAGCTCCAAGCCCAATGGAAATGGTACTAATGGCGGCGGGCGGTTGTAGCTCTGTCGACGTTGTAGATGGCTTAAAATCTGCAGAGCAAAAGGTTGAGTCGGTCAACGCGAAGTTAACCACAGAGCGTCGTGAAACGGCACCGCGTATTTTCACCAAAGTGAATATCCATTTTGAAGTGTCTGGTAAAGATCTGAATCCAGAAATTGTTGCTCAAGTTGCGGCAGATTCCCTCGAAAAATATTGCTCAGTTTGTTTGATGCTTGGAGAAGGCGTTGAGATGACCCATAGCTGGGAAATTGTTTAA
- a CDS encoding DUF3541 domain-containing protein has product MRIKPISLAFLLSFSLIFHAQASEAKSPPLSYSQSAQLLRDTYERELFTLPPFKEGHFGLRMYRQTQDQRYLAAIWTDMAQVASRLNRLSNEVVEPEAIILYASQRLTQYQKKDDERGQLRYTVTKHHPEYLYLGIDLLGAMARADEYGLKHQNEETLRGVLRRYDFTRYATDPEMIEAWAAQLANQVYWLRQLGEQDVVEAFTQAFKTTYPDDEDKKLSTQQYGNKIYGMTHIIFSDSRYYQKQVSEQDHQWIFDYLRKNIDTILLRCKEDIIAEVGISFLLAGLADDPVVEKTRNAIRTAIDQEQGMIPSIEGSFDLKFGEHRNVLAIMLLDWKGVSQGPSYKSLPKSFQSIPYGLIPKTQE; this is encoded by the coding sequence ATGCGTATCAAGCCGATTAGTTTAGCATTTTTACTCTCTTTCTCTCTCATTTTTCACGCTCAAGCGTCTGAGGCTAAGTCTCCTCCCTTAAGCTATTCCCAATCTGCACAACTGCTCCGGGATACATATGAACGTGAGCTGTTCACACTTCCTCCCTTTAAAGAGGGGCATTTTGGTCTGCGTATGTACAGGCAGACACAAGACCAAAGATATCTTGCCGCGATTTGGACCGATATGGCACAAGTCGCTAGCCGATTAAATCGATTATCCAACGAAGTCGTCGAGCCGGAAGCGATCATTTTGTACGCTTCACAAAGACTAACACAATACCAGAAGAAAGATGATGAACGAGGTCAGCTTCGGTATACGGTGACAAAACATCACCCAGAGTACTTGTACCTTGGCATCGATTTGCTGGGCGCAATGGCAAGAGCAGACGAGTACGGTTTGAAGCACCAAAACGAAGAAACTCTTAGAGGAGTATTACGCCGTTATGACTTTACTCGTTATGCCACTGACCCAGAGATGATCGAAGCTTGGGCGGCACAGTTAGCTAATCAAGTTTATTGGCTACGACAACTCGGAGAGCAAGATGTGGTAGAGGCTTTTACTCAGGCATTTAAAACCACCTACCCCGACGATGAAGATAAGAAGCTATCCACACAACAGTACGGGAACAAAATCTACGGCATGACACACATCATTTTTTCCGATTCACGGTACTATCAAAAGCAGGTTAGTGAACAAGATCATCAATGGATTTTCGACTACTTGCGCAAAAACATTGATACCATTTTGCTGCGCTGTAAAGAAGACATCATTGCGGAAGTTGGTATTTCTTTCCTTTTAGCTGGACTGGCGGATGACCCAGTGGTTGAAAAGACACGTAACGCAATTCGAACCGCTATTGATCAAGAGCAAGGAATGATCCCATCAATTGAAGGTAGTTTTGATCTTAAATTTGGTGAGCATCGAAACGTGTTAGCCATCATGCTGCTGGATTGGAAAGGTGTGAGCCAAGGGCCAAGCTATAAATCATTGCCCAAATCGTTTCAGTCTATACCCTATGGTTTGATTCCTAAAACTCAAGAATAA
- a CDS encoding DUF805 domain-containing protein, protein MDWYLAVLKKYAVFNGRARRKEYWMFFLFNLLITIVLEIIDGILGTALIGAVYGLAVLIPSIAVTVRRLHDIGRTGWWALIGLIPILGLIVLIIFAATEGNRGRNEYGSDPKETDEAYA, encoded by the coding sequence ATGGATTGGTACTTAGCGGTATTAAAAAAATATGCAGTGTTTAACGGGAGGGCAAGACGAAAAGAATATTGGATGTTCTTTTTATTCAACCTTCTGATTACTATTGTTTTAGAAATCATTGACGGCATTTTAGGCACGGCTTTGATTGGCGCTGTTTACGGGCTTGCGGTGTTGATTCCTAGCATTGCGGTTACTGTTCGTCGTTTACATGATATTGGACGTACGGGCTGGTGGGCATTGATAGGGCTGATTCCTATACTTGGTTTGATCGTACTGATTATTTTTGCTGCGACTGAAGGTAACAGAGGTAGAAATGAGTATGGCTCCGATCCGAAAGAGACGGATGAAGCATATGCCTAA
- a CDS encoding LysR family transcriptional regulator, translated as MNAIASLPVFVAVVECGSFSLAAKQLNLTKSAISKRINQLEDDLGIRLLNRTTRKLSLTEAGRRYFEYASQAVNLAQQGVDAVSELQGSPQGKLKITVPMSFGVLHIAPLISEFLARYPKVEVDLNLEDKMVDLIKESFDLGIRIGELASSNLVAKRLAPCKSVLCASPDYLIKFGTPQKPSDLVAHNCLRYSYFRGGVEWMFISNNSEYKVLPRGNFVVNNSEAIRQLLLRGSGIAQLPTFIASRDIAAGNLKVVMEDYVLPEHAIYAVFPERKHMPLKVRVFIDYISEKLGTDLPYWDRYSSPNK; from the coding sequence GTGAACGCGATAGCCTCCTTGCCCGTATTTGTGGCAGTGGTCGAGTGCGGCAGCTTTTCGCTTGCGGCCAAACAACTTAACCTGACTAAATCTGCTATTAGTAAACGCATCAATCAACTAGAAGACGATCTAGGTATCCGCCTGCTTAATAGAACCACCCGAAAGCTAAGTTTGACCGAAGCAGGAAGACGCTATTTTGAGTATGCCTCTCAAGCGGTTAATCTCGCTCAACAAGGCGTGGATGCGGTATCGGAACTGCAAGGCTCGCCGCAAGGTAAGCTCAAAATTACCGTACCAATGTCGTTTGGTGTGCTGCATATCGCGCCTTTAATCAGTGAATTTCTTGCCCGCTATCCTAAGGTAGAAGTGGATTTAAACCTCGAAGACAAAATGGTCGACTTGATCAAAGAGAGCTTTGATTTAGGGATTCGTATTGGCGAATTAGCCTCATCCAATTTGGTCGCCAAGCGTCTCGCCCCCTGTAAAAGCGTTCTCTGCGCATCCCCAGATTATCTTATTAAGTTTGGTACGCCACAAAAGCCCAGTGATTTGGTTGCACATAACTGCCTGCGCTATTCCTATTTCCGTGGTGGTGTCGAATGGATGTTTATCAGCAACAACAGTGAGTACAAAGTACTTCCTAGAGGAAATTTTGTGGTGAACAACAGCGAAGCGATTCGCCAATTGCTTTTAAGAGGTTCAGGAATTGCTCAGCTACCTACTTTTATCGCATCAAGAGACATTGCGGCTGGTAATCTAAAGGTGGTCATGGAAGACTACGTCCTACCAGAGCACGCCATTTACGCCGTTTTTCCAGAACGCAAACACATGCCGTTAAAGGTGAGAGTATTTATCGACTATATCAGCGAGAAACTTGGTACTGATTTGCCCTATTGGGATCGCTACAGCAGTCCAAATAAATAA
- a CDS encoding alpha-ketoglutarate-dependent dioxygenase AlkB, protein MQQQGDLFENSFWQEVKQGKLYYHPNFLRADEADDFYTSLRETLPWHQERINIFGKSILQPRLQAWHGDAAYTYSGLTMPPSPWTPELLILKNRCEAIAGVSFNSVLANLYRDGQDSMGWHQDNEPELGINPVIASLNLGETRRFLLRNLHCKTQVEYELSHGALLIMGGELQHHWRHSVPKTAKPKGERINLTFRRILQY, encoded by the coding sequence ATGCAACAACAAGGTGATTTATTTGAGAACTCATTCTGGCAAGAAGTGAAGCAGGGCAAACTCTATTATCATCCAAACTTTCTTAGAGCTGACGAAGCAGACGACTTTTATACCAGCCTAAGGGAAACATTACCATGGCACCAAGAGCGAATTAATATCTTCGGTAAATCGATACTTCAGCCTCGGTTGCAAGCCTGGCATGGTGATGCGGCTTATACCTACTCAGGGCTGACAATGCCCCCCTCTCCCTGGACACCCGAGCTGCTTATTCTGAAAAATCGTTGTGAAGCCATCGCTGGGGTCTCGTTCAATTCAGTACTGGCCAATTTATACCGAGATGGTCAAGACTCAATGGGTTGGCATCAAGATAACGAACCAGAGCTGGGCATAAATCCGGTGATCGCCTCGTTGAATTTGGGTGAAACTCGACGATTTTTGCTACGTAATTTACATTGTAAAACTCAGGTTGAATACGAGCTTTCTCATGGCGCATTATTGATCATGGGCGGAGAACTTCAACACCACTGGCGCCACAGCGTGCCAAAAACGGCAAAACCCAAAGGTGAACGTATTAACCTGACTTTTCGACGTATTCTGCAGTATTAA
- a CDS encoding GGDEF domain-containing protein — MTDKFKKSTANLKKAVPLMIKNYVAATPANYALWYTYVDNAIPDLNLEMDTVLKSYDVCPPATANNLYKRYVADKAETSLDDLRSNIEVLLNEISSSMDDTISDTSTFSDMVDKSFNKLEKVQDNNVSIEEVMNAVNQFVQDAHEIRHSTRFLNSQLTNASEEISRLKTQLAEVQKDALFDGLSNLYNRRAFDSDLAALIDANQSMSLIMLDIDHFKEFNDCYGHLFGDSVLKSIARRLQQSSRDGTCAYRFGGEEFALIVPNKSLRIARQYADMLRRMIEKLRVKDKRTGSQVHSITASFGVAEFEPGETADSLVSKADKQLYDAKQLGRNRVMPI, encoded by the coding sequence ATGACTGACAAGTTTAAGAAATCGACCGCTAACTTAAAAAAAGCGGTACCACTAATGATCAAAAACTACGTAGCAGCGACCCCAGCTAACTACGCGCTTTGGTATACCTACGTGGATAACGCTATTCCAGATCTCAATCTAGAAATGGATACGGTGCTAAAAAGCTACGATGTTTGTCCGCCAGCTACCGCGAACAATCTCTATAAGCGTTACGTTGCGGATAAAGCGGAAACCAGTCTTGACGATCTCAGAAGCAATATAGAAGTGTTATTGAACGAAATATCAAGTTCAATGGATGATACAATTTCAGATACCTCCACATTTTCAGACATGGTAGACAAGAGCTTTAATAAGCTAGAAAAGGTTCAAGATAACAATGTGAGTATTGAAGAAGTCATGAACGCCGTCAATCAGTTCGTACAGGATGCGCATGAGATTCGTCATTCAACCAGGTTTTTAAATAGTCAGCTCACCAACGCAAGTGAAGAGATCTCTCGACTCAAAACCCAATTGGCAGAAGTACAAAAAGACGCGCTATTTGATGGGTTATCTAATCTGTACAACCGTCGCGCTTTTGATTCCGATCTCGCGGCGTTAATCGATGCGAATCAGTCAATGAGTCTGATTATGCTTGATATCGACCATTTCAAAGAATTTAACGACTGTTATGGTCACCTTTTTGGTGACAGTGTGCTTAAATCCATTGCACGACGACTTCAACAAAGCAGCCGTGATGGAACCTGTGCTTATCGTTTTGGCGGCGAAGAATTTGCGTTAATTGTGCCGAATAAATCGCTGCGTATTGCACGTCAATATGCCGACATGCTACGTCGTATGATTGAAAAACTACGGGTAAAAGATAAACGTACAGGCTCTCAGGTTCACAGTATTACAGCATCGTTCGGCGTCGCAGAATTTGAACCAGGAGAAACCGCTGATTCATTGGTATCTAAAGCAGATAAGCAGCTTTACGATGCAAAACAGTTAGGTCGAAATCGAGTTATGCCCATTTAA
- the yjjG gene encoding pyrimidine 5'-nucleotidase, with protein sequence MKYDWILFDADETLFHFDAFKGLQLMFSRKGVDFTEQDFSHYQKVNKPLWVDYQDGKVTADELKHKRFTEWAEKLNTTTAELNSAFLEAMADICSLLPGAKELMETLQGKTKMGIITNGFTELQAIRLERTGMTHYFDQIVISEQVGVAKPDLGIFEYAMQQMGHPCKTRVLMVGDNLHSDILGGNNFGIETCWLNTTGACVDERIAPCYTVESLSELKNILVA encoded by the coding sequence ATGAAGTATGATTGGATTCTGTTTGATGCTGACGAAACCTTGTTTCACTTTGATGCTTTCAAAGGGTTACAACTGATGTTTTCTCGTAAAGGCGTAGATTTTACAGAGCAAGATTTTTCTCACTACCAAAAAGTAAATAAGCCCTTGTGGGTTGATTATCAAGATGGAAAAGTGACAGCGGATGAGTTGAAACACAAACGGTTTACCGAGTGGGCAGAAAAGCTCAATACGACTACTGCAGAGCTAAACAGCGCATTTTTAGAAGCCATGGCTGATATTTGTAGTTTATTGCCAGGCGCGAAAGAACTGATGGAAACGCTGCAAGGTAAAACTAAAATGGGCATCATCACCAACGGCTTTACTGAGCTACAAGCTATTCGCCTTGAACGTACGGGGATGACACACTACTTTGATCAAATCGTGATTTCCGAGCAAGTTGGTGTCGCAAAACCGGACTTAGGCATTTTCGAGTACGCTATGCAGCAGATGGGGCACCCATGTAAAACACGTGTATTAATGGTGGGGGATAATCTGCACTCGGATATCTTAGGCGGTAATAACTTTGGTATCGAAACCTGTTGGTTAAATACAACCGGAGCATGTGTGGATGAGCGAATCGCACCCTGCTATACGGTAGAATCGTTGAGCGAACTAAAGAACATTTTGGTCGCGTAG
- a CDS encoding NUDIX hydrolase, whose protein sequence is MSDIKQLDSKVVYQNKWMTVREDKILRPSGAEGIYGVVDKPDCAAILAIDNGHIHLVQQFRYTVGQRCWEIPQGAWESSPDVDPLYLAKGELREETGMLAGTMEYVGSQFIAYGFLNQTCHVYFASDLSDVGNQLDSEEEDLISRAFSIEEFEQMMIEGAIKDSVTIAAYGLAKLKKLI, encoded by the coding sequence ATGTCAGATATCAAGCAACTAGACAGCAAAGTTGTCTATCAAAATAAGTGGATGACGGTTCGTGAAGATAAAATTTTGCGTCCAAGTGGTGCGGAAGGCATCTATGGTGTCGTCGACAAACCAGACTGCGCCGCGATTCTTGCTATCGACAATGGGCATATTCATCTAGTTCAACAGTTTCGTTATACCGTAGGTCAGCGCTGTTGGGAGATCCCACAAGGTGCCTGGGAGTCCAGTCCTGATGTCGATCCTTTGTATCTGGCGAAAGGTGAGCTGCGGGAAGAAACTGGCATGCTGGCTGGAACAATGGAATACGTGGGTTCTCAGTTTATCGCTTACGGGTTTCTAAATCAGACCTGCCATGTTTACTTTGCAAGTGATCTTAGTGACGTTGGTAATCAGCTTGATAGCGAAGAAGAGGACCTGATTTCCCGAGCATTCTCTATCGAAGAATTCGAGCAGATGATGATCGAAGGGGCTATCAAAGACAGTGTGACGATTGCCGCTTACGGGTTAGCGAAACTCAAGAAATTAATTTAA
- a CDS encoding diguanylate cyclase, with protein MRHFFKKKYYFALFFLTFFALLVGGIELLHKNQRELNREQLLAAAKNQLSILRSNLEADLMADIYQASTLGTLVTLLPESGEHELGLAADRILKKSKNIEAIGIAKNDVVNHMFPLKGNESVLGLDYRTVPKQWAQVQKARDIHEIFIAGPVTLVQGSLGLIVRVPVFRDPPINHDYWGVISAVIDFDNLLQETGIFEFSQRYPLTIRGYDSSGEFGDIFFESPNLTKTRLAKETVYFPYGSWSLSLFSSDKLEDQLPWYELHLVRLIGYFALLALSVALIIIYRLYITADTRALHDELTKLPNRRYFMQSYRQQFELAKRYKKQHNFALVNFDLDHFKHVNDTYGHDAGDKVLLETAKRVKGSLRRSDMVARMGGDEFLIMLYNPKSEENLQVLLNKIALTLCSTPVIYGENLITLNVSMGYAMFKPEIASPEQMMKIADARMYQHKRGKYH; from the coding sequence ATGCGCCACTTTTTCAAAAAGAAATATTATTTTGCCTTATTTTTTCTTACTTTTTTTGCTTTGCTTGTTGGGGGGATAGAACTACTACATAAAAACCAGAGAGAGCTTAACCGAGAGCAATTACTTGCTGCAGCTAAAAATCAACTTTCTATCCTCCGATCCAATTTGGAGGCAGATCTTATGGCCGACATATACCAAGCCAGCACTTTAGGTACGTTAGTGACATTGTTACCCGAAAGTGGTGAACACGAGTTAGGTCTCGCTGCCGATCGTATTTTGAAGAAAAGTAAGAATATTGAAGCTATCGGCATCGCAAAAAATGATGTGGTAAATCACATGTTTCCACTCAAGGGTAATGAGAGTGTGCTCGGATTGGATTATCGAACTGTGCCGAAACAATGGGCGCAAGTCCAAAAAGCCAGAGATATTCATGAGATATTCATTGCGGGTCCCGTTACGTTGGTTCAGGGAAGCCTTGGGTTGATTGTTCGAGTACCTGTCTTTCGCGATCCGCCTATCAATCACGACTACTGGGGCGTGATCAGTGCGGTTATTGATTTCGACAACTTGCTGCAAGAGACCGGCATTTTCGAATTTTCTCAGCGTTATCCTTTGACGATAAGAGGCTATGACAGTAGCGGTGAGTTTGGTGATATTTTTTTTGAATCACCAAATTTAACCAAGACAAGGTTGGCGAAAGAAACGGTTTACTTCCCTTATGGAAGCTGGAGTTTGTCCTTATTTTCCAGTGATAAATTGGAAGATCAACTTCCTTGGTACGAATTACATTTAGTTAGACTTATTGGTTACTTTGCTTTGCTGGCATTGAGCGTTGCGCTTATTATCATTTATCGTTTGTATATCACCGCTGATACACGCGCATTGCATGATGAACTGACGAAATTACCCAATCGACGTTATTTTATGCAGTCGTATAGACAGCAGTTTGAGCTCGCTAAGCGCTATAAAAAACAACACAACTTTGCTCTGGTAAACTTCGATCTCGACCACTTTAAACACGTCAATGACACCTATGGCCATGATGCTGGCGATAAAGTTTTACTCGAGACGGCGAAACGTGTCAAAGGCAGCCTGCGTCGTTCTGATATGGTTGCTCGCATGGGTGGCGACGAATTTTTAATTATGCTTTACAACCCTAAATCGGAAGAGAATTTGCAGGTACTACTGAACAAGATTGCATTGACACTGTGTTCGACGCCAGTCATCTATGGAGAGAATCTCATTACATTAAACGTCAGTATGGGCTACGCGATGTTTAAGCCTGAAATAGCCTCGCCAGAGCAGATGATGAAAATTGCAGACGCAAGAATGTACCAGCATAAGCGTGGTAAGTATCATTGA
- a CDS encoding sugar O-acetyltransferase produces MTELEKMMSGQVFNGMDESIDAIRTHATHALRAFNINTDESQRDALQKQLFGKAGLCIVQAPFHCEFGKAIEIGEETFINMNVVMLDGAKITIGNNVLIGPSAQFYTASHSLDYRSRRSWETFCKPIVVEDDVWIGGNSVINQGVTIGARSVIAANSVVNEDVPPDCLYGGTPAKLIRRLNEEG; encoded by the coding sequence ATGACAGAATTAGAGAAAATGATGTCTGGCCAAGTGTTTAATGGTATGGATGAATCAATCGATGCCATTAGAACGCACGCCACTCATGCATTGCGCGCGTTTAACATCAATACCGATGAAAGTCAGCGTGACGCGTTGCAAAAGCAACTGTTTGGTAAAGCGGGGTTGTGTATTGTTCAAGCTCCGTTTCACTGCGAGTTCGGTAAAGCCATTGAAATTGGTGAAGAGACCTTTATCAATATGAATGTGGTTATGCTTGACGGTGCCAAAATTACCATTGGAAATAACGTCCTGATAGGTCCGAGTGCCCAGTTCTATACTGCATCACATTCATTGGATTACCGCAGTCGCAGAAGCTGGGAAACCTTCTGTAAACCGATCGTTGTCGAAGACGATGTATGGATTGGCGGTAATTCGGTCATCAATCAAGGGGTAACGATTGGTGCTCGTTCCGTCATTGCCGCAAACTCAGTGGTAAACGAGGACGTTCCGCCTGATTGCCTTTATGGCGGCACACCCGCGAAATTGATTCGTCGCTTGAACGAAGAGGGCTAG
- a CDS encoding DUF3612 domain-containing protein, whose protein sequence is MSVSKSLIRQSHFLGTKIRNLRKNNHLTMEDLSARCVRINPEYAPSVSYLSMIERGKRVPSIDMLEVIAEVFQKDPAWFLDDEPELEAITPNKGNRGGINGMALEPSFLFSNDILQIAIPEMLSQTGITGRQFAHLLIRAHQENHQNHFPDLERAAEEVGLKRLNLSVEDLIDIAKSMGLDIRWIDRAPQDVIDELGVSAKQLITSFMEAPGTIYLNKRMRDYPTRLKYDLAVYIGHRVLHSSDAMSNVLTIGHQNNWEQMDSPISNSELNSQDILQAWRDFESSFFAGALLCPKVPFRQLLDRSGYEIDVHKKAGVSPSVAMRRMTVVSPYPHWHYFDAYGPGKLKAVYRGNGIPLPWGNMRKVNDPCQHWAVFRRLAQPLDTSSAQISILNVGDEPRIYCCESVNVFDPAGNNRVLCAGIDLNPAISAQGGDAVSIAEELKSLCVASGGSSVIPTHIKKDLTTIAKILNINWIERGIQTPARLICSRGAVCPRQPSCYSKCGEADQAGDDVNILSL, encoded by the coding sequence ATGTCTGTGTCAAAAAGCTTAATTCGTCAATCTCATTTTCTCGGCACGAAAATACGAAACCTGAGAAAAAACAACCATTTAACCATGGAGGATTTGTCTGCTCGCTGTGTGAGGATCAACCCAGAGTACGCGCCCTCAGTTTCTTATCTTTCTATGATTGAACGTGGAAAACGCGTCCCAAGCATCGATATGCTTGAAGTGATCGCGGAAGTTTTTCAAAAAGATCCCGCTTGGTTTTTAGATGATGAGCCAGAATTGGAAGCGATTACTCCAAACAAAGGTAATCGTGGTGGCATTAATGGCATGGCTCTGGAGCCAAGTTTCCTTTTTTCCAATGATATTCTTCAGATTGCGATTCCTGAAATGCTCTCCCAGACAGGAATTACTGGACGCCAGTTTGCTCACTTACTAATTCGAGCTCACCAAGAGAACCATCAGAATCACTTCCCAGATCTAGAGCGAGCGGCTGAAGAAGTCGGACTAAAACGCTTGAACCTTTCGGTAGAAGACTTAATCGACATTGCGAAAAGCATGGGGTTGGATATCAGATGGATTGATCGAGCACCACAAGATGTGATCGATGAACTTGGCGTGAGCGCTAAACAGTTGATCACGTCATTTATGGAAGCGCCAGGGACAATTTATCTGAACAAGCGAATGCGCGATTATCCGACCAGACTGAAATATGATTTGGCGGTATACATCGGTCATCGCGTCCTACACAGCAGTGATGCAATGAGCAACGTTCTCACCATTGGGCATCAGAATAACTGGGAGCAAATGGATAGTCCCATTTCGAACTCAGAGTTGAATTCACAAGATATTTTACAGGCATGGCGTGATTTCGAGTCCAGCTTCTTTGCCGGCGCACTCTTGTGCCCTAAAGTACCGTTTCGTCAATTGCTAGACCGCTCTGGCTACGAGATCGACGTACACAAAAAAGCGGGCGTGTCCCCTTCAGTTGCCATGCGTCGAATGACGGTGGTTTCACCATACCCTCACTGGCACTATTTTGATGCCTACGGGCCAGGTAAACTCAAAGCCGTATATCGTGGTAATGGCATTCCACTACCATGGGGCAACATGCGTAAGGTGAATGATCCTTGCCAGCACTGGGCCGTGTTCCGCCGTTTGGCGCAACCACTGGATACCAGCTCGGCTCAAATCTCCATTCTTAATGTCGGTGATGAGCCACGCATTTACTGCTGTGAGTCAGTCAATGTCTTTGATCCAGCAGGGAACAACCGCGTGTTATGTGCTGGTATAGATTTGAACCCGGCGATTTCTGCACAAGGTGGCGACGCCGTTTCCATTGCAGAAGAGCTGAAGTCCCTGTGTGTGGCGTCAGGAGGCAGTAGCGTTATCCCTACGCACATCAAAAAGGACTTAACGACCATAGCTAAAATTTTAAATATTAACTGGATAGAGCGTGGGATACAGACTCCGGCAAGACTGATTTGCTCGAGAGGTGCGGTTTGTCCAAGGCAACCAAGTTGTTACAGTAAGTGCGGTGAAGCAGATCAAGCAGGAGATGACGTTAACATTCTCAGTCTCTAG